In the genome of Stigmatopora argus isolate UIUO_Sarg unplaced genomic scaffold, RoL_Sarg_1.0 HiC_scaffold_37, whole genome shotgun sequence, the window cgcggccgaccacgccgctcccagctccgcggccgaccacgccgctcccagctccgcggccgaccacgccgctcccagctccgcggccgaccacgccgctcccagctccgcggccgaccacgccgctcccagctccgcggccgaccacgccgctcccagctccgcggccgaccacgccgctcccagctccgcggccgaccacgccgctcccagctccgcggccgaccacgccgctcccagctccgcggccgaccacgccgctcccagctccgcggccgaccacgccgctcccagctccgcggccgaccacgccgctcccagctccgcggccgaccacgccgctcccatcTCCTCGGCCTGGTGCAACGATGGAAGTTGCAGACAGCATATTCTTTTTGTGCGCAGAATTGACAGGGGGTCCCTTGGGTGTTTTGCCCGGCGATTTTCGGGTAGCGCTACGGAGCTTGTTCAGGCCTTTTTTCAGATAATTGCTCCTGTTGCTCTTAGCCtaaggggtcaccaaactacggcccgcgggccggatacggcccgccggcacatttggaccggccctctgaacaataccagagacgctatgtttttttttattattttttttttttttaatttattatttttttttttaattttttttttttttttttttttaattttttttttttttgggatgcagcccgccggcacatttggaccggccctctgaacaataccagagacgctatcggatttattttcctatttggccttgaagactgggacgttttaatcttgtgtttggttcattgcacccctgctgagcccacaaatcttcCCAGTGAatcgggccttcgcattgctcctttggtgacacgcgcggggagagtgtttgcctttgatgcatgcgggcattccaccgttgcatgtgtgagcagagtgttagcgagacatctggacgatcgcaggtgagggcggagccctggtaccatggctattgcgatgctattcaagcatataaaaactgtgcaacctgaacctgtttgagaacggaataatggcgaaaaggttagttaagagaaaaattgattcagaatgcagggtatttaacctgcagtggacaaacgattatttttttgttcaatgcaaggaaaaggctgtttgtctcatctgtcaagagacggtcgcagtattcaaagaatacaatcttcgccggcactacgaatccagtcacaaggacaagtacgatagcgtgcaaggccaaatacgaggagacaaactctcaaagctaaaagttggactattatctcagcagactacatttctacgccaagctcagctgaaccaggcatccgttcgggccagctttcgggttgctaaactgatagcaagcaacggtaagcctttcactgacggagagttttttaagaaatgtatggatgttgtcgtggaggaagtgtgtcccgagaagaaagatgcatttaatgccgtaagtctgtcggcgagtacaatcaccagacgcgttgaagaaatcgggaataatgtctatgcccagctgcagcagaagacgaaagaatttgactttttttcagtgaaagcacggacgtgcaagacacagcgcaactgctcatttttattcgtggagttagcgcaaactttgagatatgcgaggatctggcagccctccaaagtctcaaagggaccacaacgggagaggatatttttgacaaagtgtgccaaaccatggagaagttggagctggactggtcaaagctggctagcatcacgactgacggggctcctagcatggtgggcgaaactcgcggtttaataggacgcacgaaccgtgagttggaaaaaaggggtctcacagccccgctacgagtccactgcctaattcaccagcaagcactgtgctgcaaagtgttgacgtgggattctgtaatgaaggtcgtGGTGttgtgcataaacttcatcagggcaaagggacttaaacacaggcagttccaagaattcctgtctgaactggagtctacgcacggagatgtgctgtactacacagaggtccgatggctgagccggggcagagttttgaggcgtttttacgagcttcCACCCGAAATTAACgcgtttcttcatttaaaagacaaaacggtcccagagctgatcaacccagaatggaaatggcacctcgcatttttaacagacgtgacagaaatacttacccaccttaacttgcagctacaaggcgaagggaaactcatttgcgacatgtattcacacataaaagcatttgaggtgaaattagcgctgcttttggaacaagtgaaaaagcgcaactttgtccatcttcctgctacccaaaacctgtcgacagagaacccagcggtcgcgttcccagctgaaaagtgcgtggaagcactggaaatgctgaaggcggagttcggtgtgcgattcactgaactacatgttcatgcaaaagaaatccgtctttttcagaacccctttgttgcccacattgatgaagcccagccttcatatcagtttgagttggctgagttacagaactgtgatgttctgaaagacgcattcaagctcaacagtctcattgacttctatgcctccctcccaaacgacacatatccaaacatcaaaaaacatgcaatgaaaatgtcctcagtttttggcagcacgtatatctgcgagaaaaccttttctcgcatgaaactgctgaaaactccgatgagatcaagattgacagatgaacatttgcatcagtgcttgagactggctgtaactagaatggaacctgatattcaacttctcaccagccagatgcaggcccacagttcacactgatgaacagacataggtaagctcacttttctgatttgaatgagtcattctgagcataaacaaatataatcataataaaatctactgggataaaatccatctttacaaccatactggtagtgaaatgtattgtgctgtgtaggtgcggtttcacttagttcagtttctcaacctgcttcctttgtggttttcacagggaagttgatgagagctgcaaacagcggtgtctacaagcctattggaacaaaaggattataaggaagaaacacaagaactttaggagactgctcatatgtgtcagagagattctgctctgacaactgagctgaacttttatctgttaagattgtgcatggcacaacagaaagttaatgttccatggctttttttctatgaagaacccagagagagttatttagttcttatttatttcataaatagtgttatttatttcctgttttttatgtgaagaactcagagggggttatttagttattatttatttcattaatagtgttattatttgttttctgacttttttctgtaaagaacctggaaagggttatttggttatgtgtggctttctggaaaacaataaaaaaaaattaagctcccctacgatcgtcacactttttctgttacaaactgacaccggccccccatcagagaagggaaaagttatgtggccctcacaggaaaaagtttggggacccctgagttatatcctcgtttgttatacaagtgaccgttttttgggaagcttttccggggtgaaattgacccccgaaccgacctgcactgctctaatacaagtgcccgtaattgggacacaaatcaacaaagttATCGTTTGTAtctcaattgtatttatttattatgccgCAATAATGCTAGTCTCACTTGGTTTTAGGAAACACGTCCTTTAAATAATTTCACTCCGCGAAAGTTTATTGTTGGCCACTGTGATTCGGTCGACGCTGTTGTGCCTCACTGCTGCACATGTTATCCTACTGGCTAACCACTACTTTACTCGTAACTAAACATTTGATGTGGTTTAGTAGTCGTTGAGGGTCGTTCCAGCACAAGacagtcatttcacgggtagttgagctcaaactaaagggtaaagtgtaacttatcagttatatcctcgtttgttatacaagtgaccgttttttgggaagcttttccggggtgaaattgacccccgaaccgacctgcactgctctaatacaagtgcccgtaattgggacactatttctggctaaacatcaccccaggacggccctggaaagactaattttacacaaaatggtgaattatacatctacccacaaatgaggcacaattcctgggtaagtgaaccaacaaacaccggtcaggaccagttccaacacaagcactcgttgtcataaaagtgcccaaattaggcacactgtttgtggcataactttacttcacaactaccctggaagattattttatacagaatggtcaatatacatctaccctcatatgagacaaaaattcaggttaaatggaccaaccagaaccacacaagaccggttataatgcaaccactatttttgacgcaatttaccccaatttggggcactatttctggcttaaaatccccccagaacctccctggaagactaattttacacaaaatcatcaataatacatgcacccacattttaggcactttttccggggaaaataaccccccagaaccgaaatgggctactttttatacaaaccagtacgcactgggccgctatggaacccgcagaactctgccacactgtggacatttttttttaactgcaattagggtcaaattgccgggtcaaaagtgtcatttcttcgggtaaatcaccctccttggcccggttttaatgtttaaaaaggtcaaatatttgtattaaatatataatatttgtatttgatcgatgagtgctgatttaaaaccaattttagtgcattttgggcacttttgagaatggtcgtatgtcgtcgtatttggtcgcgccgacgtttatggctgtcttttacccaggaaaatcacctccagtgcccgatattcatgtctgcactttgcctgggttgattgatttaaaacattttgccctttttatttttaacaagtttacccacgtttttcaaaactttgtgcgggctttagatgcactattcctgggttgattttaaacatttttgacattttcccaaatttaccgatcttttccaaaactttctgcgggctttcgatgcactattcctgggttgattttaaacattttcgaccatttttgacattttcccaaatttaccgatcgtttccaaaactttgtgcgggctttcgatgcactattcctgggttgattttaaacattttcgaccatttttgacattttcccaaatttaccgatcgtttccaaaactttctgcgggctttcgatgcactattcctgggttgattttaaacattttcgaccatttttacattttcccaaatttaccgatcgtttccaaaactttctgcgggctttcgatgcactattcctgggttgattttaaacattttcgaccatttttgacattttcccaaatttaccgatcttttccaaaactttctgcgggctttcgatgcactattcctgggttgattttaaacatttttgaccatttttgacattttcccaaatttaccgatcttttccaaaactttctgcgggctttcgatgcactattcctgggttgattttaaacattttcgaccatttttgacattttcccaaatttaccgatcgtttccaaaactttgtgcgggctttcgatgcactattcctgggttgattttaaacattttcgaccatttttgacattttcccaaatttaccgatcgtttccaaaactttctgcgggctttcgatgcactattcctgggttgattttaaacattttcgaccatttttacattttcccaaatttaccgatcgtttccaaaactttctgcgggctttcgatgcactattcctgggttgattttaaacattttcgaccatttttgacattttcccaaatttaccgatcgtttccaaaactttgtgcgggctttcgatgcactattcctgggttgattttaaacattttcgaccatttttgacattttcccaaatttaccgatcgtttccaaaactttctgcgggctttcgatgcactattcctgggttgattttaaacattttcgaccatttttacattttcccaaatttaccgatcgtttccaaaactttctgcgggctttcgatgcactattcctgggttgattttaaacattttcgaccatttttgacattttcccaaatttaccgatcgtttccaaaactttctgcgggctttcgatgcactattcctgggttgattttaaacattttcgaccatttttgacattttcccaaatttaccgatcgtttccaaaactttctgcgggctttcgatgcactattcctgggttgattttaaacattttcgaccatttttgacattttcccaaatttaccgatcctttccaaaactttctgcgggctttcgatgcactattcctgggttgattttaaacattttcgaccatttttgacattttcccaaatttaccgatcgtttccaaaactttctgcgggctttcgatgcactattcctgggttgattttaaacattttcgaccatttttgacattttcccaaatttaccgatcgtttccaaaactttctgcgggctttcgatgcactattcctgggttgattttaaacattttcgaccatttttgacattttcccaaatttaccgatcgtttccaaaactttctgcgggctttcgatgcactattcctgggttgattttaaacattttcgaccatttttgacattttcccaaatttaccgatcgtttccaaaactttctgcgggctttcgatgcactattcctgggttgattttaaacattttcgaacatttttaacattttcccaaatttaccgatcttttccaaaactttctgcgggctttcgatgcactattcctgggttgattttaaacattttcgaccatttttaacattttcccaaatttaccgatctttttcaaaactttctgcgggctttcgatgcactattcctgggttgattttaaacattttcgaccatttttaacattttcccaaatttaccgatctttttcaaaactttctgcgggctttcgatgcactattcctgggttgattttaaacattttcgaacatttttaacattttcccaaatttaccgatctttttcaaaactttctgcgggctttcgatgcactatttctgggttgattttaaccattttcgaccatttttaacatttttccaactttttccacagatgacaccccatgcaattacccagcatttggaacaccattctgggcacgaagaccgtttttagccacgttcaacttttttcccaagtgtaccccccgatgactcttaatatctttccccggcttttggaacacttatctgggcattgtgacagtttttacccacttttgtaaaactttggtattacgactagaaacttgcccgatggagagtggcttttctcggagagggaaactcctagtacccgcttgattactttgaaacaatagtcccggttggccggactcatttctgccgtctcgcggacaaacggaggtattacgtcaaaataccgttccagcacaagagagtcatttcacgggtagttgagctcaaactaaagggtaaagtgtaacttatcagttatatcctcgtttgttatacaagtgaccgttttttgggaagcttttccggggtgaaattgacccccgaaccgacctgcactgctctaatacaagtgcccgtaattgggacacaaatcaacaaagttATCGTTTGTAtctcaattgtatttatttattatgccgCAATAATGCTAGTCTCACTTGGTTTTAGGAAACACGTCCTTTAAATAATTTCACTCCGCGAAAGTTTATTGTTGGCCACTGTGATTCGGTCGACGCTGTTGTGCCTCACTGCTGCACATGTTAGCCTACTGGCTAACCACTACTTTACTCGTAACTAAACATTTGATGTGGTTTAGTAGTCGTTGAGGgtcgttccagcacaagagagtcatttcacgggtagttgagctcaaactaaagggtaaagtgtaacttatcagttatatcctcgtttgttatacaagtgaccgttttttgggaagcttttccggggtgaaattgacccccgaaccgacctgcactgctctaatacaagtgcccgtaattgggacactatttctggctaaacatcaccccaggacggccctggaaagactaattttacacaaaatggtgaattatacatctacccacaaatgaggcacaattcctgggtaagtgaaccaacaaacaccggtcaggaccagttccaacacaagcactcgttgtcataaaagtgcccaaattaggcacactgtttgtggcataactttacttcacaactaccctggaagattattttatacagaatggtcaatatacatctaccctcatatgagacaaaaattcaggttaaatggaccaaccagaaccacacaagaccggttataatgcaaccactatttttgacgcaatttaccccaatttggggcactatttctggcttaaaatccccccagaacctccctggaagactaattttacacaaaatcatcaataatacatgcacccacattttaggcactttttccggggaaaataaccccccagaaccgaaatgggctactttttatacaaaccagtacgcactgggccgctatggaacccgcagaactctgccacactgtggacatttttttttactgcaattagggtcaaattgccgggtcaaaagtgtcatttcttcgggtaaatcaccctcctgggcccggttttaatgtttaaaaaggtcaaatatttgtattaaatatataatatttgtatttgatcgatgagtgctgatttaaaaccaattttagtgcattttgggcacttttgagaatggtcgtatgtcgtcgtatttggtcgcgccgacgtttatggctgtcttttacccaggaaaatcacctccagtgcccgatattcatgtctgcactttgcctgggttgattgatttaaaacattttgccctttttatttttaacaagtttacccacgtttttcaaaactttgtgcgggctttagatgcactattcctgggttgatttaaaacattttgccctttttatttttaacaagtttacccacgtttttcaaaactttgtgcgggctttagatgcactattcctgggttgattttaaacattttgccctttttatttttaacaaatttacccacgtttttcaaaactttgtgcgggctttagatgcactattcctgggttgatttaaaacattttgccctttttatttttaacaagtttacccacgtttttcaaaactttgtgcgggctttcgatgcactattcctgggttgattttaaacattttcgaccatttttgacattttcccaaatttaccgatcttttccaaaactttctgcgggctttcgatgcactattcctgggttgattttaaacattttcgaccatttttgacattttcccaaatttaccgattgtttccaaaactttctgcgggctttcgatgcactattcctgggttgattttaaacattttcgaccatttttgacattttcccaaatttaccgatcgtttccaaaactttctgcgggctttcgatgcactattcctgggttgattttaaacattttcgaccatttttgacattttcccaaatttaccgatcgtttccaaaactttctgcgggctttcgatgcactattcctgggttgattttaaacattttcgaccatttttgacattttcccaaatttaccgatcgtttccaaaactttctgcgggctttcgatgcactattactgggttgattttaaacattttcgaccatttttaacattttcccaaatttaccgatcttttccaaaactttctgcgggctttcgatgcactattcctgggttgattttaaacattttcgaccatttttaacattttcccaaatttaccgatctttttcaaaactttctgcgggctttcgatgcactattcctgggttgattttaaacattttcgaccatttttgacattttctcaaatttaccgatcgtttccaaaactttctgcgggctttcgatgcactattcctgggttgattttaaacattttcgaccatttttgacattttcccaaatttaccgatcgtttccaaaactttctgcgggctttcgatgcactattcctgggttgattttaaacattttcgaccatttttgacattttcccaaatttaccgatcgtttccaaaactttctgcgggctttcgatgcactattcctgggttgattttaaacattttcgaacatttttaacattttcccaaatttaccgatctttttcaaaactttctgcgggctttcgatgcactatttctgggttgattttaaccattttcgaccatttttaacatttttccaactttttccacagatgacaccccatgcaattacccagcatttggaacaccattctgggcacgaagaccgtttttagccacgttcaacttttttcccaactgtaccccccgatgactctaaatatctttccccggcttttggaacacttatctgggcattgtgacagtttttacccacttttgtaaaactttggtattacgactagaaacttgcccgatggagagtggcttttctcggagagggaaactcctagtacccgcttgattactttgaaacaatagtcccggttggccggactcatttct includes:
- the LOC144070346 gene encoding general transcription factor II-I repeat domain-containing protein 2-like; the protein is MKVVVLCINFIRAKGLKHRQFQEFLSELESTHGDVLYYTEVRWLSRGRVLRRFYELPPEINAFLHLKDKTVPELINPEWKWHLAFLTDVTEILTHLNLQLQGEGKLICDMYSHIKAFEVKLALLLEQVKKRNFVHLPATQNLSTENPAVAFPAEKCVEALEMLKAEFGVRFTELHVHAKEIRLFQNPFVAHIDEAQPSYQFELAELQNCDVLKDAFKLNSLIDFYASLPNDTYPNIKKHAMKMSSVFGSTYICEKTFSRMKLLKTPMRSRLTDEHLHQCLRLAVTRMEPDIQLLTSQMQAHSSH